AGAAAAGGGAAAAGCGAAGGAAACGACTGTGACGTCTACGAGCGAAGAtgaaaacaaagaaaggaaaaaagaaaaaaaagaaaagaaaaaagacgagGAAGATCGAAGGTCGAGGCATTTCGTCGACGTGATTGTAATCGGAATCGTTCTTATTCCCTTATTTATAGGCGACAAAATCCTCTCGCCGTCTATAACGTTTGCGCATAAAAAGCTcgtaaaaaagggaaaaaatacGACAGGCCGGTGGAGGTTCCCGGGGGAAATAGAATTGGTCGTGGCGCAACGAGAATCGAAAAGTGACCGATCGCGTGGAGATCCTCGGcgtcaataaaaaataaagttatCGTCTGTAGACGTTTGGCGCGGAAAGATTTTCAATTCAGCTGGCGATTCTGTCGAAACGGTTATCGCGCATGTTCCTCACGTTCGATTGACGCATCGTACGAGCCGTGTAATGATTCGAGTTTCAAGCAACGTAAACTGACAATGACGGGCGAAAAATAAATTAGCATTTAAAATGCAGAAAGCGACGGCTGGTTTCGACGCAACGACTAATACGCGTACACGTTTAACGCGCCACGCCACGACCGATCGTTCAACGCGCACTCGTTTCAACGTTGATTCAATTTCCGCGATGGAACGCGAAATGACGATTCCGATGACGATCGATCTTCCGGCGGAACGAGCGACGGAACGTTTGCCgctcgaataaaataaattaccaTAGGAAAAGCCGCGAGAAGAATCGTGCGATTCGGTGAAGCTTGGTGGGCTGGTCGAGGATCTCGCTGGAAAGATGCTGCAAGTTTAATTGCCGTCGCGTCAGTTGACTCGTCGTCGTTTTGTACGAATCGGTCTTTCACGTTATGAAAGAACCGCGAGAACGATCGACTCGGTTCCGTTTCATTCACGGATACGGAACTTTCACTTCCATAGGTCTGTCCTTTTATATCGTTGGATCTATCTCCGGATAATTCCGGGCCAAAGTAGATTCCTCCTCGGTGCTCGTTTTCTCTCCGCCCCcccctcttttttctttttcatttaattacgTTCCACCGCCGCGTCACGTTTTCGATGACTCGCAATTAGATCGTCGCGAGATCTCGACGCGTATCGGTTGCTCGTGGATCAACGAACCGCGCGAACGCGATTTCCTTCTCGCTTTCTGCGCCGCGTATTTCTCGAACGGCCAGATAAAATATATCTACTTTAGATCGATTTCGTCGTAGGTTTTCACGGCCGATTTGCCCCGCAACTCGCCGTACATCTTAGTCGCGCGAAACGCGAGTGCGCGGAGCGATACGACTCGACGCGACTCGATGGATCGTCGAACCGGTGCAGCGATCGGCCGTCTCTCGTTTATCCGATCGTTTCGTGTGGATTCACTTACACCTTACTTGCCATCCATGACGTTCCATTTCTGATTAACACCGAAGTCTCGTCGACGGCGCGACGACTTTGGCAACTCCGTTTCTCCCTTTCCCTTCCTCTAGCCGCCGGTTTGCCGAAGCCTCTTCCTCCGCAGCCTGGTTCCCATCAAGCATCGATGAACCGGAGTATTTTCGGGTATGGAGTCGCTGCCAGACCGATCGAGGGTGTAGGAAGCAGAATGAAGAGAGGCAGAGAGTACAGGGGGTTGCTGTTGAGGGAATGCAGTCGGGTGGGGGCGACGGCGGTGAGAGAGACGATGGGTGTGAGTTGGCCGGAGTGGTGTTTCCCCGGGGTAAGCACGAGCATATACTTGCCCGGGGCTTATTCAGACAAATCGGTGATTGCTGCGGAGGCGAGCGAAAGGGTAGCTCGCCACACCACCAGCATCGCTACTACCACCAGAGTTGTCGGCGGAACCGCACGCCACCTTGCTGGAGCAACGAAGACAGGGGTTTTAGCCCGAAATTCGCGATGGAGCCGAAAAGAGAACGAGAAAGATGAACGGATATAGATAGGCAGAGCGGTAGAGGGCGGGAGAACGGACCGAGTTTTGGGAGACGGACGGAGAAgagtatatatctatatatatatatatactgtgtgtgtgtatatatatatatatatatatatatatatacagagagagagagagagagagagagagagagagagaaagagacgtaGACGGAACGAGATCGTCGAGGTTAGAACGAAGAAGCATCGGAGGGAAGGAGAGCGAAGAATGATTGTTTCCATGATTACAATGGAACGGAAGAGGAAAAGGGACGGAGGTTGGCCTAGGAAGAGGGTATGGGGAGCAATCTCTTAGCGCTAACGTAGATTCGTGGCCCAGGGTCTCTGGAAATATTACACCGGAGGGGTACGAGAGTCCCGGCCGTACCCACCGGGGAATTTCGTAACTCCAAGGATAATGTGTGTCAGCTCCGTCGAACCAGTTCCGCAATTTTCCAAAGAAATCTCGCGGTTTGTTTGCCGACAGGGCAAAACGCAAAGGGCAAAGGGAGAAACGCGTACGGCCTACCAGCAGGCCCGTACGTCTCCGCGGATGCAATTTGAACACAGAGAAGACGATCTTCGATGATCGCGCGCGGCGTATTACGCGCGAAACAAAGGGATGATCGTGGCTGGTGGTGGATCGCGTACGAAGATCGAGCAACTTTTCGTCGGATAAGAAGTCGCGTTTCCTCGTGGGATGGTCGAACGTTATCCTGAATTAGCGAATCGAACGAATCGTTATCTTTGTCGTGGAGATAACGATTCTGCCGGCGACGTAATAGTTTCCGTTCTCGTTCTGCGCGGCGCAAACTGTTGTTCCCCAGTGACAAAGTACTTAAGACATTATCGATTGTCCTCGCAGAAGGAAGGAATTCAAACTTTTGCCCCGTTCTTCCCCGTCTATTCTTTTCTCGTCCGAAACGGTCGAAAGCACGACGATAGGTTACCTTCGTTCGCAGATTACCTCCGACAAAGACCACGTTCGATTCTACCGGTTACATTGCACGAAAAACGTGTTTCGAGGAACGCCGTGCCGAGCTATCCTAATTAGACTCGCAATTGCCGCTGAAAGCAGCGACGATGGTCCGGCTCGTGCGACTCCTCTCGATCTCCCGTTCGTTTTCCCATGTATCTTCCTGCCTTCCTTCGAGCTGAATAATTTCGAGGAACCGATCTTGTTACCCGAACGAGAGGATATCGACCATCGAAGATATCGTGTCGCGACCGTACATCCAGACGAGGTGTATAAGGCCAGAGGCGGAGGAAGGCGAAGAACGCAAGTGGAATTCCGCGAAATTGGCGCGCACGCCTTCCAAGGTAAACGCATTAGCTGATTCGTAGATTGAACGAGCTAGTCGGGTTAGTCGGTTCCTCGAGCAAGGTACACGGTCGGATCGCGCGCGTACGAATGGTCGGTGTCGCATGACATCGTGTAACCCGACGCATACGGGCGCATAGGTAGACATACGGGATGTGCACGACAGTCACTTCGGATTAATTACCAAGTGCAGCGTTATAGATAACGCGTAGGAGATGCGGGAGTGGGCCGCGGGGCAAAGGGGTGCGCGATACGACGTTAAATTGAACCTTTCGTCAGGTTGATTCCCGCGGTGCCAATGGCACACCGGGTCGAGCTCGCCTAAAAGCAATTACCGCTACCGGCCATACGTGCGAACACGTATCGGTCGTGGATATACGTCGGTGCACATAAACACACGGCAAGACAGCAGGCTGCTACGCGCGATATAATATTGACTCGAGCTGTCCTCTATTCCGCGGCTGATCGCTGCCTGACTCTGTCGCGTTCCCACGTCGCTGCTTTCCGATCCTTGCCGCCAGATGTTAATCTCCTTCGTTATCCTGACGCGGTAATCTCGACGGAGATTCACGTTtttccttaaaaaaaaaaaaaaaaagaacaaaaagaacgCGAACCCGTCAAAAGGAGAACGACTCCTGCGTCTGTCAGCGATTCAGTGGCGCGTGTGCCGTCGGATAAACGATTTTTGAATCGGCTCGGCAATTGTTTACGTCGTTGGATGCCCACCAGTCTGTTTGTCCGCTTTGTCGTCGCTTATTTAACCATCCCTGCCTACCCCTTCCGCGCAACGTTCTACGTATTTGAATAGAAACGTCGATATAATTAACTACATTTACGTTAGGGGTCGTGCAAGTGTACGTTTATTCGGGATGCGGAATATTATACGCACATATACGTGCAGATCCGTTGGTGGTAATATCGAAGCAATTAGGATGATAGAGAGGGATAGCGGATTATCTTGGTCGCGCGGTGCAACGTTTCGCGAATGTATAGACTCGTTCCGAAACGGGCTTTCCATTCGACTTTTGATTTAAAGGCACATCCGCAGACGGATGGGGTTGCGGGAGGATCcgcttttcataaaaaattgtgTGTTCGCTGTCTCAGGTGGGATGGATTCGTGTGGAGGATAAAACGATATTGTCGATGGGTCAACGAACGGTGACTCACTCGCCCCGATTTCTCGTCACGCTGGAGAACGCAAAGTCGAAGAATCAAAGCCAATCGAGAGACGAGGAGGAAGCCACTTCGCGGCTTCATATTCGCCAGCTTCGGGAAGCTGACCGAGGCTGCTACATGTGCCAACTGAATACGAAGCCCATGTTGAGCCAGCTGGGATGCGTGGATGTCCTAGGTATGCCTAATTGCGCGTTATACCGCATTCCTACGGCTAGATACAGTTGGGTGTTTGCGGTCGGTCGTAGAGACGTCACGTACGCACGCACCGGTTTCGATTAGCCTACCTCGAGAAGGGGTGGAAAATATGCGCGCCTCGCCGCTAGAATACGTTTCAATGGGACCCCGACACAGAACACGGGCCGTAACGTTACGTTGCTGCTCACCCGCCTTCTATTCGTTCCACCCGCTAACCCTCCCTTCCCATTACTATTTCCCTCTACTTCCTCCCCCGTACGCCATACATGCGAGCGCGTATATTACCAAGCGTCGTCCGCGTCTGGCAGACGCGTGTACGGTACTACGTGTAAGCGCGTACGCTCGCGGTACGTTGTATCGTGCGTATACGTGGACACCGAGGGAGAAAGAGAATTCATGGAGAGTGTGCGTGTTTGCCTCGGCATTCAACTCGAAAGAGCGATCGGCCCGAATGGAATGAAATTCCTTTGTGGCCAAACACAGGAAAGGtcccgtttccttttttctcgccCTACCTCGACCAAACCTCGGCCCTATCTCGCGCTGAATCTCCTCCAGCCGAAGCTTGCCTGCCGCCCGCCCGCCCGCCcgttcgctcgctcgctcgttccACTCCGCTCGACGTACAGAATATTTGTCCAAGCTGAACGCGTGTAATTGAAATGGCCCCGTGCTCCTTCAAAAGAAACGAGATTTCATTGCGAAAATGTTCCTTCTCTGTTACCCAGGGATAGATGGTATTTAATTTTCCTCGGGAGCGAAGCGTTTTAACCTGATTTTGCCCAGTCAGACCCGCCGACAGACGAGTCGGTCCAATTTCCATGCCGGCTTTAGTACCGTCCCGTTACATCGTGCTCGATCTTTACGGCGGTCCGTAATTTCTACCGGTGCCACCCTCCACGTTTCCACGCGCGTCTCTGCAAATACGCGACTCGCAAACCCCGTCGTTACGACTATGCACCTCAAAACTTCGACTTCGCTTCGCTTCGATTCAATCTTCGATTTATGCTCCCATATGGAAACGTCTTGGAAATTTCAATCGACGCGATCTTGTTCTCGAACTGTCTCGTTTAACGGCTTTCTAATTATCAACCGCAGCCGATCTACAGAGCCACGCGAATCCAATTTTGTTCTTTCAGTACCGCCGGATATACTTAGCACCGGCACATCGGAGGGCGAGGTCTCCGTTCTAGAGGGTGAGAACGCCACCCTCTCGTGCAAGGCCTCCGGAAGACCGACACCTCGTGTGCTCTGGCGACGCgagaaaagtggtttcatactTATGAGGGGTCTTCACGATCCGCTGATACCAGGtaagatattacatttttatctcGACTCGAGCACCCTCGCCACCGTCGTTCCCGATGACAAATAACCTTCGattctcttcttcgttttattAATTCTTCGCTGCCCGAAACGTCCGCCGTGCGCTTCTCGAATATCGCTCTTTAAATATTGGCCATTCTCTTTCTTTCCGTTATTTCCAAAAAATTCCAAGCTTCGAAGAAATTCGAGAATAAGACGAAGTAACAAAGACGATCGGTTAAACCGGCATGACggtaattaaaatttcgatcGCAGATTCGTCGTAGTTGCATCACTTTCGACGACTAATTATCCAAGGTGTCTACGCGACTCGATTCGCCATCACGATCCGCTTAGCGGAACATGAAGACATCGTAAATTCGCAAACCTACGTGATGCCGATCGAAAGCAATTACGGTGGAACACGTCTCATCGAATGGAGATTAGTCTGTTCGGAACGACTTTCGATATATTTCCGTATACGTGCCTGTGCTCGTCGATTCTCCGAGTATCGTAGAATTTGGCGGTTTCACGCCTCCCTCGCTGTCGACGGTCGCGGTGAATACACCGGATGCCAAATGGTTCGCGTCGGACGCATTTTTCGCTCGGACGCGCGGCAAATTCGTTGATCGGTCGAGAGATATTAATGGGAACAAATTGTCGAGCGGTGTTGATAAATCGATACGCGATATTTTGAGTACGATCGACGCGACGCCGCCTGCGACGAAAATATTCGTAGACCGAACGATAGGTGGATCACGCAAGCTGCATCTCGTTAGGAGACTGACGCGCTTTATCGGAATAGCGAAACGGCGCGTTTGCTCGATAATAATCTAATCCGACGCGGTTCATTGATTTCGAAAGCGTTGAAAACGTAACTTGAAAACGCGTAATTAAACGATAATACGATGTACGTATAATAACGTCGTAACCGATAAACGATTAGAAAGTTTCTCGGCCATTTTCCCGTAATTTGCCCAGGAATTTTACGATACGACTTTCGCGGTTCGGCCCTATCGATCATGAAATTCGCGACAGTAGTTGGCGAATAGTTGTCGACTATGTTTCGAGTTACCACGCCTTCGTTCGATACGAACATCATACGGCACGGGGTACAGGTCGCGTTTCACGATACCTCGTCATTCCTTAAATCTTTCGTCCCGCTGTTCGTTAACGAATAATCGTGTAAACGATTTTCGAACGCGAGATTTAGCGTTGTAGTAGGCGGTGGTCTGGTTGTTTTAACGCGAACGACGTATTTCGCGTGTAATTTGGTATGCGTGCGAACGTTGGCACGCGGCCAGCGATATGTATACGAGACCTTTCAACGAGATATTCATACGACGCGAGATTTTATAGTGGACAACCAGTCCGGTGAGAAGCTGGAATTAACCAGGGTAGACAGGAGGCAAATGGGAGCTTATCTTTGTATAGCCAAAAACGAAGTGCCCCCGGCAGTCAGCAAGAGAGTCTATCTAAGGGTAAACTGTGAGTATATACTTACAAATTCCGGCTAATCGATTATGCTTTAGCGAGTATCGTTGGCCCGCGCTTCGGTAAACGGTTACACTCTGCTTCTTTCGATTTATTCGACCAACGACATAAACGATATTTCTTGTCGCCGGAAAATTCAACCACGTTTCGCCGAGCTAACCGTCTTTCTGCCCGCGCGATGTTTACGGCATTCGAAACTCGATAAAGCCAACGTGGTTATAGATTTCTGCGCGACTCGATAATTCGTTTCTTTATTCGTTTGCATAGGTTGGCAAACTTGTTACgtattaatcgacttttatcatcCGTTCGAATTTCAGTTCCACCTAGCGCCAAGGTTCCCAATCAATTACTGAGTTCCCCTTTGGACACGGACGTATCGTTGATCTGTTTGATCGAGGCATATCCAAAGACGATTAACTTGTGGACTAGAAAGGAGCAAGTTATTATGAGCGGGTATGTATGTACACACGTCGAGCTGCCGATCGTTCGTGTTTCTTTTTCATTAACGCGCGTCGCGTTATCCCTCGGAGCTCGTCTAGATATCGTACGATCGCAAAATGAAATCGATTGTACGCGCACGCCGGATGGTAAAGTTAAGCAACGTGTCAACAGTGGTAGATACGAGATCGACGAAAGGGGACATCCGGACGAGGAATGGAAGACAACGAGCGAGCTGAAGATAAGACGTTTAGAGAAAACGGATTTAGGAGAGTACACGTGTTCAGCGTCCTCAAGCATGGGGAAAGCCGAGGCTACCCTCAGGGTGTACGGTGAGTCGACATATGCTATCGAACGTGTCATTTTTCCACGCTCGCTAGATTTCGCCTTCCATTCCAGTTATATACGTGAACATTTTCTTTGACATCCGTCACTCGATGTTTCTCGTCCCAGCCAGTGTTTGCGTTCTTGCGTTCGCCTATACCAGTCACGGACAACACCGATTTCGTCGGCCACGATTTGTCTCTGTCGACCGTAAGATCGTTCACGCTGGCCGACGAGGTAGTTGAACCGGTGGCTGATTTTCCTCGTAAAAAATTGATACAAAGCTAGGTCTTACACGGTATTCTCTTAGATTAACGAAGTCGGATTCTTCCGCCtgttttcgctatacgactcaAGGGAATTGTTTTCAGAAATTGAACGAGCAACTCCACCCACCCGGACTACCTTGGCGAACTCGAACAAATCGAGCAATCGAGGGAAATCAAAGTTCGCTCAGGTCACGACGATAAATCGAATTTTTCATCAGATGAGCACACCGGCGATGCAGAAGAGTACCGCGAGAATCGTTTACAACAAGCACATGACGACCTCGACGACGGTGGATCCACGGGCGCCTTTCATCAAAGACAAGAACTTGTTTAAGAATCACGACACCCCGAACGTGAGAAATTGTGCCAACGCGAAGAAACTCAGCGATACGCGGATTTACGCGGTCTGCTTGCTGTTCTTCCTGACCCTACGGTAAACGTTCGCAACGAACGTATACGCGGCGAAAGCTCTGTTAACGGATTGAGCGAGCGAAAAGCTACTGCAAGTTGTTCGCTCGCGGTTCACGCGTGATGGCACGCAAgggaaacgaacgaacgaatcgGAAATCTTGCGGCTAGACAAACACCGTGATCTGACCACGATATCTCTGAACAAACGATAGAGAGAAGAAATCGTGACTCCCAAGTATTAATCGAACGGAAGCAAGTTCTTATTGCGTTTGAAACGAGCACGAATTGCTAGTAAATAGACGATACAGCGAACAAATCGATCTCTCTCTTGTCGCGGACAAACACCGCGGTGAATACTGTTGCGAATTTTAAAAGATAAATGCTTACGAATGTATTTTTTATGACCCTTTTATCCGTTTTGGAATGCGGGGAAAAGAGTAAAGTCGTGAGCGAAGTGTGTTCTTTAGTTGAACTAAATGTAACATTGTCGAGTATTTTTTTAACAACGAACGAAGCAAAAGGAATACAAGGTTTCCCATTGGAATTATTATTTCCGATTTGTGGAGTTATTAGGAGTAACGATGTAATTTTTATAACGTTAGCGTCGAAAGCCTTACACAAGCAGGGTGTCTATCTCAAGTGGGCCACCAGTGTCATTCACGAGATCATCGTTCGACAAAATACGACTAAAAATTGATACTTTCAATCGATTACCCACACTTCGAAATTATTTCAACAATGGCATTGGCGATCCAATTAAAATGAACATCCCTTATGATATCTTTACGCcgtaataattattatcaacgatTAATTGTATCTCCACGTTCTGCGAGACTCGCGGTTTGTCGTGAATCACCGCTCCTTAATCAACTATTCGATTATACTCGAACACAGACAAATAATTAGCATACTAATTTGTACGTAAGGGGTAATAAgataatatctttatttatcGGTACGATAACAGAGTGAACTGAGATCGTAAGTGGCATCTTAACGAACGTTACACACGTCATATCTAAGATTCATATCCGTAGGGCGTATAGTACCGTACTATATATTTTAGAAAGATACTAGACCTTACTTTTCTTATTTTgcgtatttttttaattacccGTAGGCAAGTAACGTACCTCATATGCCAACGATTAAACAAGACcacaattataaatataatcgatGTGGTTAACTGCGAGGAATCAACTGACGCGATCATCGAATACATTTCTGAACGTTCTACGTTATCTATCGGATAACGATTATTCGTTGCATTATTTAGCGTctcttcgttttcttttcttttctttccttttatgcAAACGTGTATATAAACGAACAACGCAGTCTCTCTTTAGCGTAACGGTCGTTTgcgataatatcgaagaaatatttttctttcaaggAATCGACAATAATCGTTCCTAATAAGTTGTGTGTGCTTTGCATCATTTCTTTAATGTTCCTCGCAAAACCGCAAATCATATGTTACTCTGTAATTACAATCTGTGTACGAAATGGTGCGACTAGAAAGGCTCGATGTTCTTTAGCACATAAAATTTTCAAACCGAGAGTGTCGGAGCTTTCTTCTGGTACTATTACTGTCATAAATGTCTTCTATTACAGAGTACAAATTTTAGTCACGATGCGTGGTTTATTGTCATTGAAATAGTAGCATATCCGCGAAATAAACAGAACGACACACGtgttaaatatatctatttaacaaatattgtaTATCGTAAAACACTGCTCAATATAACGACTCTACAATaactataataaaagaatgttgttgtttatagaaaaaaaaagtatattatgaaaatatggTGAGAAAATGTGCTCAAATTGGATAATTATATAGCTTTGGAGAAACCAACATGTTGACAAATAAAACATACCGTGCAAGTAgccaaaatattaattatttccttTCATTTTAGGTTAAACTTAAGCTTATTTACATTAAAATCCATTACATCTGTAATTAGTATAAAATTATATGCAATTGATTGGAATAATTTTTGATAGTTTGTAATCCCTATGTAAATATTAAGACCAAAATAAGATATTGAAAGCCATAAAAAGGCAACCCACTGCCACGTATGGACTTTTTCTCTCACCAATCCTGGCACACTTCCAAAGAGTACCTTGAAAACTAATTATTACACTTTAGTATCAATGCATATATACATCATATTTTTTAAAGTCGACAAAATATACATACCCAACTTTTCCTAATCGACTGTCCAATAAACTGGGTACGATAGATCTAACGTAAGTACAGGTACATATCAATAGCaaaataactgtcagcaaactCTGGAAATTAAATAGGGCAGACTGCATGTCCAACCCCGTAAATAAACTTTAGAAAAAATCGATTTAGAGAACTCTGTATAAGTATCAAAGAGGTTATGACAAAAGTCACCGGTTGTTTATAGTCATGTATTCGACTATTCacaatatatacattttatattttacgaatCCACGATCTTACCATTACGATTTATGAACGGTGATaaattgttatataaaattgttataCAAAGTCACTTTCCATACGAATGACATTTACTTTAACTACTGACTAAATGCAGACCAAAACTACGATCAAAACTACAACACAAAAATTTGCTATGATAAAAGGCGAATACGCAACAAACGAAAAAGATTCAAGAAGGAACTAGTAGCTGTTTGGTGAACAAATGTAAAAAGATCTACCAAAATTTATTCTAAATTAAATTGTCTTCATGTTACGATTTACAGAAAAATTGACATTTATTACGAGAATAgtgttatatttaatataatacgaACAATTCTTATTATCGAGACATTGGCTATCTATATCAGCGTATTGTCAAtggtatattatttataaaagtgCTTTTAAGAGATTCGTACCGTGTCCGATATATAAAGTTATCATCCAATTAGACGATAAACGGATAACTGTAAAAACATGTTGCcggtatttaaaaatatttaaaaacttcaTACGGTAAAAAGTACTCGCTTCATATCTCTATATTCCGCGATCAACGCGTGCAGTAGTAAAATGGCTGCCGAGAAACGTCAATACATTTTATATCAATAACAGCTTACTTTTGTAAATAATCGTGGTAAGGAGAATCGCAATAAAACGGATGCCGttcaattaatattattagtttctTTTTCATAATCGTGTGTATGAAGGAGTGCATGTGAACCGAAAATGGCAGAATTTGTGCGAGGAGGTCCAAGCGTGTCCAACAGTGCTAAGGTACTTACGGGTATTATTCATCATAGATTATTCATCCGTCATCGTATTATCGCTGAAAATACCAATAgttaaataagaagaaataaattgtaattgtatGTTTGGAAATCTGTAATAGCTTGCAGAGTATTGCAAGTTTTCATAGATTaatgattattttttaaatttttcgacGGAAAGGTGCTTAAGGTATTATTTATAGACAATGTTTTCGATAAGTATCTGCACGTATTAAAGGAAGATATAAAAAGCCATAGATATGGGgggaattataagtaaatatttGCATATGATATTTATGCCTTGTTGACAGAAATATATGCTATGTTTAGAGTAGTGTGATGTATAATGTGACACTGTAATAGAAACAAAGATATTGTCGTACTATTAAGTTATGattattatgaaaaataattattaaatattcttattatagaattgataaaaggaaagaaatgcTTATAAGTTTTtgcatgaaatatttaatatttatttatatataattatgtttttagaTGGATCATAATAGCAAAGGTGGTTCTCCTAGCACTGGTAGCGAAGATGGTGGACAAAATGAATCAATGAATGCAGAAAATGAATTTGATCCTTTTCTTGAAAATATACCAGATGATATTCAAGACACTGAAGAGCCGGATAGTGCGAATGCAACGCTATTAACAGCTCCACCAGAGAATCAGTAAGATTTAATATCAATAAaagattttaatttctaatgaaaacattattttttaaattatgtttaAGATACAAAGAATAGAAAGTTTAATACACGAATAATTTGCAGATGGTATCACGGTAGATTAGATAGATTTACTGCAGAAGAAAGACTGTGGGATGCAAGTAAAATGGGTAGTTATTTAGTACGTGAAAGCGATAGGAAGCCTGGAAGTTATGTATTGTCCTATCTGGGCAGAACTGGCATTAATCATTTTAGAATTACAGCTGTGTGTGGAGATTATTATATTGGTATGGTAAACATGTAATTGAAATGAATAATCATAATCGTAACtgatttgtaaaataatatgtatCTTGTTATAGGAGGCAGACAGTTCAATAGCTTGTCAGATCTTGTCGCATATTATACTCATTGCTCTGATCTTCTAAAGAGAGAAAGACTTATACATCCTACTCCACCTCCTGAACCAGTGAACGATAAAA
The Bombus vancouverensis nearcticus chromosome 6, iyBomVanc1_principal, whole genome shotgun sequence DNA segment above includes these coding regions:
- the LOC117158145 gene encoding lachesin isoform X2; protein product: MGQRTVTHSPRFLVTLENAKSKNQSQSRDEEEATSRLHIRQLREADRGCYMCQLNTKPMLSQLGCVDVLVPPDILSTGTSEGEVSVLEGENATLSCKASGRPTPRVLWRREKSGFILMRGLHDPLIPVDNQSGEKLELTRVDRRQMGAYLCIAKNEVPPAVSKRVYLRVNFPPSAKVPNQLLSSPLDTDVSLICLIEAYPKTINLWTRKEQVIMSGGRYEIDERGHPDEEWKTTSELKIRRLEKTDLGEYTCSASSSMGKAEATLRVYEIERATPPTRTTLANSNKSSNRGKSKFAQVTTINRIFHQMSTPAMQKSTARIVYNKHMTTSTTVDPRAPFIKDKNLFKNHDTPNVRNCANAKKLSDTRIYAVCLLFFLTLR
- the LOC117158145 gene encoding lachesin isoform X1, translated to MRVARLLLCYVLLEDYSTNLGGAAITSDAARQDASATNPTLPDLPSFVQPIGNVTAAIGKEAVLPCTIRKLGNHKVGWIRVEDKTILSMGQRTVTHSPRFLVTLENAKSKNQSQSRDEEEATSRLHIRQLREADRGCYMCQLNTKPMLSQLGCVDVLVPPDILSTGTSEGEVSVLEGENATLSCKASGRPTPRVLWRREKSGFILMRGLHDPLIPVDNQSGEKLELTRVDRRQMGAYLCIAKNEVPPAVSKRVYLRVNFPPSAKVPNQLLSSPLDTDVSLICLIEAYPKTINLWTRKEQVIMSGGRYEIDERGHPDEEWKTTSELKIRRLEKTDLGEYTCSASSSMGKAEATLRVYEIERATPPTRTTLANSNKSSNRGKSKFAQVTTINRIFHQMSTPAMQKSTARIVYNKHMTTSTTVDPRAPFIKDKNLFKNHDTPNVRNCANAKKLSDTRIYAVCLLFFLTLR
- the ksh gene encoding transmembrane protein 167A-like protein ksh, whose amino-acid sequence is MSALFNFQSLLTVILLLICTCTYVRSIVPSLLDSRLGKVGFQGTLWKCARIGERKSPYVAVGCLFMAFNILFWS